Proteins found in one Herbiconiux sp. A18JL235 genomic segment:
- the otsB gene encoding trehalose-phosphatase, which yields MSGNPLAAAGGDPATEATESALEHLASVPRLLVALDFDGTLAPEVDRPDDARALPEAHEAVLRLLELPGTSVAMISGRAMESLEHVTRLPGSALLVGSHGVEVRHDGVTELALDDEEQRKVARLGEALRAVAEPIEGAWVEAKPAGFALHTRLAGESDSAEAERAALAAVGVEENGLTVRRGKNVIEFAVRSTTKGDAVRRLRELVGADAVLFAGDDVTDEDGFRALGPGDLGLKSGEGETVARHRVAGPAEVAAVLARLAELRAH from the coding sequence ATGAGCGGGAACCCGCTCGCCGCAGCAGGCGGTGACCCGGCGACCGAGGCGACCGAGTCGGCGCTCGAGCACCTCGCATCCGTGCCCCGCCTGCTCGTGGCGCTCGACTTCGACGGCACCCTGGCCCCCGAGGTCGACCGGCCCGACGACGCGCGGGCGCTGCCCGAGGCGCACGAGGCCGTGCTGCGCCTGCTCGAGCTGCCAGGGACCAGCGTGGCGATGATCTCGGGTCGCGCCATGGAGAGCCTCGAGCACGTGACCCGGCTGCCTGGATCGGCGCTCCTGGTCGGTTCGCACGGGGTCGAGGTGCGGCACGACGGCGTGACCGAGCTCGCCCTCGACGACGAGGAGCAGCGAAAGGTCGCCCGACTCGGCGAAGCTCTACGGGCCGTCGCGGAGCCGATCGAGGGCGCCTGGGTCGAGGCGAAACCCGCTGGGTTCGCGCTGCACACGAGGCTCGCCGGCGAGTCCGACAGTGCGGAGGCCGAGCGCGCCGCGCTCGCTGCCGTGGGCGTCGAGGAGAACGGGCTCACGGTGCGTCGCGGCAAGAACGTCATCGAGTTCGCGGTGCGCTCCACCACCAAGGGCGACGCCGTGCGGAGGCTGCGCGAGCTGGTCGGTGCCGACGCGGTGCTCTTCGCCGGAGACGACGTGACCGACGAAGACGGCTTCCGGGCGCTCGGCCCGGGAGACCTGGGGCTGAAGAGCGGGGAGGGCGAGACGGTCGCCCGGCACCGCGTGGCCGGCCCGGCCGAGGTCGCTGCCGTTCTGGCGCGACTCGCGGAGCTGCGCGCCCACTAA
- the ilvD gene encoding dihydroxy-acid dehydratase, translated as MPETDMKPRSRTVTDGIEALTSRGMLRGVGMGDGDWEKPQIGIASSWNEITPCNLSLERLARASKEGVHAGGGYPLQFGTISVSDGISMGHEGMHFSLVSREVIADSVETVMMAERLDGSVLLAGCDKSLPGMLMAAARLDLASVFLYAGSIAPGWVKLSDGTEKDITIIDSFEAVGAVRAGRMSMEDAHRIECAFAPGEGSCGGMYTANTMASAAEAMGMSLPGSASPAAADRRRDYFAHRSGEAVVNMLRLGLTARDIITKKSLENAIAVGMAFGGSTNLVLHLLAIANEAEVELTLADFNKIGDKVPHIGDLKPFGRFVMNDVDRHGGVPAVMKALLDEGLLHGDAMTVTGKTVEENLAEMSIAPLDGEVLRPISNPIHKSGGLTILEGSLAPEGAVVKSAGFDADVFEGPAKVFERERAAMDALTEGRIEAGDVVVIRYEGPKGGPGMREMLAITAAIKGAGLGKDVLLLTDGRFSGGTTGLCIGHIAPEAVDAGPIAFVRDGDLIRVDIAARSLDLLVDPAELAARREGWAPLPPRYTRGVLAKYSKLVHSAAVGAITG; from the coding sequence ATGCCCGAAACAGACATGAAACCGCGGAGCCGTACCGTCACCGACGGAATCGAAGCCCTCACCTCGCGCGGGATGCTGCGCGGCGTCGGCATGGGCGACGGCGACTGGGAGAAGCCGCAGATCGGCATCGCCAGCTCGTGGAACGAGATCACCCCCTGCAACCTCTCGCTCGAGCGCCTGGCCCGCGCCAGCAAGGAGGGCGTGCACGCCGGCGGCGGCTACCCGCTGCAGTTCGGCACCATCTCCGTCTCCGACGGCATCTCCATGGGTCACGAGGGCATGCACTTCTCCCTGGTCTCCCGCGAGGTCATCGCCGACTCCGTCGAGACCGTCATGATGGCCGAGCGCCTCGACGGCTCGGTGCTGCTCGCGGGCTGCGACAAGTCGCTGCCCGGGATGCTCATGGCAGCCGCCCGACTCGACCTGGCCTCGGTGTTCCTCTACGCGGGCTCGATCGCCCCGGGCTGGGTGAAGCTCTCCGACGGCACCGAGAAGGACATCACGATCATCGACTCCTTCGAGGCCGTCGGCGCCGTGCGCGCCGGCCGTATGTCGATGGAGGACGCACACCGCATCGAGTGCGCCTTCGCCCCGGGTGAGGGCTCGTGCGGCGGCATGTACACCGCCAACACGATGGCGAGCGCCGCCGAGGCGATGGGCATGAGCCTCCCCGGCTCGGCGAGCCCCGCCGCCGCCGACCGCCGTCGTGACTACTTCGCCCACCGTTCGGGCGAGGCCGTCGTCAACATGCTGCGTCTCGGGCTCACCGCGCGTGACATCATCACGAAGAAGTCGCTCGAGAACGCGATCGCCGTGGGCATGGCCTTCGGCGGCTCCACCAACCTCGTGCTGCACCTGCTGGCCATCGCCAACGAGGCCGAGGTCGAGCTCACGCTCGCCGACTTCAACAAGATCGGCGACAAGGTGCCCCACATCGGCGACCTCAAGCCCTTCGGCCGCTTCGTCATGAACGACGTCGACCGTCACGGCGGCGTGCCTGCGGTGATGAAGGCGCTGCTCGACGAGGGCCTGCTGCACGGGGACGCCATGACGGTCACCGGCAAGACGGTGGAGGAGAACCTCGCCGAGATGAGCATCGCCCCGCTCGACGGCGAGGTGCTGCGCCCGATCTCGAACCCGATCCACAAGTCGGGTGGTCTCACCATCCTCGAGGGCTCGCTCGCCCCCGAAGGTGCCGTGGTGAAGTCGGCGGGCTTCGACGCCGACGTGTTCGAGGGCCCCGCTAAGGTGTTCGAGCGCGAGCGTGCGGCGATGGACGCCCTCACCGAGGGCCGCATCGAGGCGGGCGACGTGGTGGTCATCCGCTACGAGGGCCCGAAGGGCGGCCCCGGCATGCGTGAGATGCTCGCCATCACCGCCGCCATCAAGGGCGCAGGACTCGGCAAAGATGTACTACTCTTGACGGACGGACGATTCTCAGGCGGCACAACCGGCCTGTGCATCGGCCACATAGCACCCGAAGCGGTCGACGCAGGTCCGATCGCCTTCGTGCGCGATGGTGATCTGATACGGGTCGATATCGCCGCTCGCTCGCTCGACCTACTTGTCGATCCCGCTGAGCTGGCAGCCCGCCGAGAAGGCTGGGCGCCCCTCCCTCCGCGCTACACCCGAGGCGTTCTCGCGAAGTACTCCAAACTGGTGCACTCCGCCGCTGTCGGCGCCATCACCGGGTAG
- a CDS encoding acetolactate synthase large subunit, whose amino-acid sequence MTTDAFPVPTRKTAPPAPGADSAAAPEMLTGSGAVLRALELLGVKDVFGLPGGAIIPFYDELMTQDKIRHILVRHEQGAGHAAEGYASATNQVGVAIATSGPGATNLVTAIADAYMDSVPLLAITGQVFSHLMGTDAFQEADIQGITMPITKHSFLVKRAEDVAPTLAAAYQIASTGRPGPVLVDITKDAQQNTAPFIWPPKVDLPGYRPVTKAHGKQIQAAAQLLAESKKPVFYVGGGVIRAQATPELAQLAEVTGAPVVTTLMARGAFPDSHPQNLGMPGMHGTVPAVLALQEADLLVSLGARFDDRVTGKASEFAPHAKVVHVDIDPAEISKIRVADVPIVGDAKEVISDLIKAYAEISREKLDIAEWWSYLDELQEKFPLGYSEPTDGLMAPQYVIKRIGELTGPEGVYAAGVGQHQMWAAQFIQYERPNAWLNSGGAGTMGYAVPAAMGAKVAEPDRVVWAIDGDGCFQMTNQELATCTINDIPIKVAIINNSSLGMVRQWQTLFYDGRHSFTDLHTGHETRMVPDFVKMADAYGALGIRVTKAEDVDAAIKLALETNDRPVVIDFIVSADAMVWPMVPQGTSNSQIQYAKEHAPEWDEE is encoded by the coding sequence ATGACCACGGATGCCTTCCCCGTGCCGACCAGAAAGACAGCTCCACCCGCTCCGGGTGCCGACTCCGCCGCAGCCCCCGAGATGCTGACGGGCTCCGGCGCGGTGCTCCGCGCCCTCGAGCTCCTCGGCGTCAAAGACGTCTTCGGGCTCCCGGGCGGCGCCATCATCCCGTTCTACGACGAGCTGATGACGCAGGACAAGATCCGCCACATCCTCGTGCGCCACGAGCAGGGTGCGGGCCACGCCGCCGAGGGTTACGCCTCCGCCACCAACCAGGTGGGTGTGGCCATCGCCACCAGTGGCCCTGGCGCCACCAACCTGGTCACCGCGATCGCCGACGCCTACATGGACTCGGTGCCGCTGCTGGCCATCACCGGCCAGGTGTTCTCGCACCTCATGGGCACCGACGCCTTCCAGGAGGCCGACATCCAGGGCATCACGATGCCCATCACGAAGCACTCCTTCCTGGTCAAGCGCGCCGAAGACGTGGCACCCACCCTCGCCGCGGCCTACCAGATCGCCTCGACCGGGCGCCCCGGCCCCGTGCTCGTCGACATCACCAAAGACGCGCAGCAGAACACGGCGCCGTTCATCTGGCCGCCGAAGGTCGACCTGCCGGGTTACCGCCCTGTCACGAAGGCGCACGGCAAGCAGATCCAGGCGGCGGCACAGCTGCTCGCCGAGTCGAAGAAGCCCGTCTTCTACGTCGGCGGAGGCGTCATCCGTGCGCAGGCGACCCCCGAGCTCGCGCAGCTCGCCGAGGTCACCGGCGCGCCTGTCGTCACCACGTTGATGGCCCGCGGCGCGTTCCCCGACTCGCACCCGCAGAACCTCGGCATGCCCGGCATGCACGGCACGGTGCCCGCCGTGCTGGCGCTGCAGGAGGCCGACCTGCTGGTGTCGCTCGGCGCCCGCTTCGACGACCGCGTCACCGGCAAGGCCAGCGAGTTCGCCCCGCACGCCAAGGTGGTGCACGTCGACATCGACCCCGCCGAGATCTCGAAGATCCGCGTCGCCGACGTGCCGATCGTGGGCGACGCCAAGGAGGTCATCTCCGACCTCATCAAGGCCTACGCCGAGATCTCGCGCGAGAAGCTCGACATCGCCGAGTGGTGGTCGTACCTCGACGAGCTGCAGGAGAAGTTCCCGCTCGGCTACTCCGAGCCCACCGACGGGCTGATGGCGCCGCAGTACGTCATCAAGCGCATCGGCGAGCTCACCGGCCCCGAAGGTGTGTACGCGGCGGGAGTCGGCCAGCACCAGATGTGGGCGGCCCAGTTCATCCAGTACGAACGCCCCAACGCCTGGCTCAACTCCGGGGGAGCGGGCACCATGGGGTACGCGGTTCCGGCGGCGATGGGAGCCAAGGTGGCCGAGCCCGACCGCGTGGTGTGGGCGATCGACGGCGACGGATGCTTCCAGATGACCAATCAGGAGCTCGCCACCTGCACGATCAACGACATCCCGATCAAGGTCGCGATCATCAACAACTCCTCGCTCGGCATGGTGCGCCAGTGGCAGACCCTGTTCTACGACGGGCGCCACTCGTTCACCGACCTGCACACCGGGCACGAGACGCGCATGGTCCCCGACTTCGTGAAGATGGCCGATGCGTACGGTGCGCTGGGCATCCGGGTGACGAAGGCCGAAGACGTCGACGCCGCCATCAAGCTCGCCCTCGAGACGAACGACCGCCCCGTGGTGATCGACTTCATCGTCTCGGCCGACGCCATGGTCTGGCCGATGGTCCCGCAGGGCACCTCGAACAGCCAGATCCAGTACGCCAAAGAGCACGCCCCCGAGTGGGACGAGGAGTAG
- the ilvN gene encoding acetolactate synthase small subunit: MSTHVLSLLVEDKPGLLTRVAGLFARRGFNIESLAVGATEIEGLSRITVVVDVEELPLEQVTKQLNKLINVIKIVELDPSQAIQREHLLIKVRVDNTTRSQVLEAVNLFRARVVDVATDALVIEVTGDSGKTQAFLRVLEPYGIKEIAQSGLLAIGRGGKSITERVFKS; encoded by the coding sequence ATGAGCACACACGTTCTGAGCCTGCTCGTCGAAGACAAGCCCGGCCTCCTCACCCGCGTGGCGGGGCTGTTCGCCCGACGCGGCTTCAACATCGAGTCGCTCGCCGTCGGCGCCACCGAGATCGAGGGCCTCTCGCGCATCACCGTGGTGGTCGACGTCGAGGAACTCCCGCTCGAACAGGTCACCAAGCAGCTCAACAAGCTGATCAACGTGATCAAGATCGTCGAGCTCGACCCGTCGCAGGCGATCCAGCGCGAGCATCTGCTCATCAAGGTGCGCGTCGACAACACGACGCGCTCGCAGGTGCTCGAAGCGGTCAACCTGTTCCGCGCCCGTGTCGTCGACGTGGCGACCGATGCCCTCGTCATCGAGGTCACCGGCGACTCGGGCAAGACGCAGGCCTTCCTGCGGGTGCTCGAGCCCTACGGCATCAAGGAGATCGCCCAGTCGGGCCTCCTCGCCATCGGCCGCGGCGGCAAGAGCATCACCGAACGCGTCTTCAAGAGCTAG
- the ilvC gene encoding ketol-acid reductoisomerase — translation MTEIFYDQDADLSLIQSKKVAVVGYGSQGHAHALNLRDSGVEVVVALKAGSKSTAKAEEAGFSVLSVAEATAWADVIVILAPDQHQRGIYADDIKPNLADGKTLVFGHGFNIRFGYIEAPEGVDVIMVAPKGPGHTVRREYEAGRGVPVIVAVEKDATGSAWDLAWSYAKGIGGLRAGGIKTTFTEETETDLFGEQAVLCGGVSQLVQYGFETLTEAGYQPQIAYFEVLHELKLIVDLMWEGGIAKQRWSVSDTAEYGDYVSGPRVIDPHVKENMQAVLADIQSGAFAKRFIDDQDAGAPEFFALREKGAAHPIEATGKELRALFAWKQQDADYTDGSAAR, via the coding sequence GTGACCGAGATCTTCTACGACCAGGACGCCGACCTGTCCCTCATCCAGAGCAAGAAGGTGGCCGTCGTCGGCTACGGCTCGCAGGGCCACGCCCACGCGCTGAACCTCCGCGACTCCGGTGTCGAGGTCGTCGTCGCACTCAAGGCGGGGTCGAAGTCGACCGCCAAGGCCGAGGAGGCGGGCTTCTCCGTGCTCTCCGTGGCCGAGGCCACCGCCTGGGCCGACGTCATCGTCATCCTCGCGCCCGACCAGCACCAGCGCGGCATCTACGCCGACGACATCAAGCCCAACCTCGCCGACGGCAAGACCCTCGTCTTCGGTCATGGCTTCAACATCCGCTTCGGCTACATCGAGGCGCCCGAGGGCGTCGACGTCATCATGGTCGCCCCCAAGGGCCCCGGTCACACCGTGCGCCGCGAGTACGAGGCCGGCCGCGGCGTGCCCGTCATCGTCGCCGTCGAGAAGGACGCGACCGGTTCGGCCTGGGACCTCGCCTGGAGCTACGCCAAGGGCATCGGCGGCCTCCGCGCCGGCGGCATCAAGACCACCTTCACCGAAGAGACCGAGACCGACCTGTTCGGTGAGCAGGCCGTGCTCTGCGGCGGTGTCTCGCAGCTCGTGCAGTACGGCTTCGAGACCCTCACCGAGGCCGGCTACCAGCCGCAGATCGCGTACTTCGAGGTGCTGCACGAGCTCAAGCTCATCGTCGACCTCATGTGGGAGGGCGGCATCGCCAAGCAGCGCTGGTCGGTCTCCGACACGGCGGAGTACGGCGACTACGTCTCCGGCCCCCGCGTCATCGACCCCCACGTGAAGGAGAACATGCAGGCCGTTCTCGCCGACATCCAGTCGGGCGCGTTCGCCAAGCGCTTCATCGACGACCAGGATGCAGGCGCCCCCGAGTTCTTCGCGCTCCGCGAGAAGGGTGCCGCGCACCCCATCGAGGCCACCGGCAAGGAGCTCCGCGCCCTCTTCGCCTGGAAGCAGCAGGATGCCGATTACACCGACGGCAGCGCCGCGCGCTGA
- a CDS encoding DNA polymerase III subunit gamma/tau, which yields MSDPRDDDEDALGWAGDDDPTLAPVGVPARRPASDAVTGAAEAAAPRKTVLDEAEEAEDRAVESELAAAEAESAQLSSAALIGYGVIGGVYLLFTIGWIVSFARYEQPIDVDFTVLSHRIAQSLAVAAAPLWFVATLLLTQRKDVRWAFVWLVVGVLVLVPWPFLMGV from the coding sequence ATGAGCGACCCGCGGGATGACGACGAGGATGCCCTGGGGTGGGCCGGCGACGACGACCCCACGCTGGCGCCGGTCGGTGTTCCAGCCCGGCGGCCCGCCTCCGACGCCGTGACGGGTGCTGCCGAGGCGGCAGCGCCCCGCAAGACCGTGCTCGACGAGGCCGAGGAGGCCGAAGACCGCGCAGTCGAGAGCGAGCTCGCGGCGGCGGAGGCCGAAAGCGCCCAGCTGAGCTCGGCGGCCCTCATCGGCTACGGGGTGATCGGCGGCGTCTACCTGCTCTTCACGATCGGCTGGATCGTGAGCTTCGCGCGGTACGAGCAGCCGATCGACGTCGACTTCACCGTGCTCAGCCACCGCATCGCGCAGTCGCTCGCTGTGGCGGCCGCTCCGCTGTGGTTCGTGGCCACGCTGCTCCTGACCCAGCGCAAAGACGTGCGCTGGGCGTTCGTCTGGCTCGTCGTCGGCGTGCTCGTGCTCGTGCCCTGGCCGTTCCTGATGGGAGTGTGA
- a CDS encoding DoxX family membrane protein has translation MDPMTLDVVATVLRILVAVVFVGMGINHFVPRSVRTMAAMIPPRLRREGVLSPRMLVYLTGVCEIAGGLGLLFPPTRLAAGIALVVFLACVFPANAYAARHPDRFGVFAIPLVPRLLGQMVLAALVLFVAIA, from the coding sequence ATGGACCCGATGACGCTCGATGTCGTGGCGACCGTACTCCGCATCCTGGTGGCCGTCGTCTTCGTGGGCATGGGCATCAACCACTTCGTGCCGCGCTCGGTGCGCACCATGGCGGCGATGATCCCACCCCGCCTCCGTCGCGAGGGGGTGCTCTCGCCCCGGATGCTCGTGTACCTCACCGGGGTGTGCGAGATCGCGGGCGGGCTGGGTCTGCTGTTCCCGCCCACACGGCTCGCCGCGGGGATCGCCCTCGTGGTGTTCCTCGCCTGCGTGTTCCCGGCGAACGCCTACGCCGCCCGCCACCCCGACCGCTTCGGCGTCTTCGCCATCCCCCTCGTCCCCCGCCTCCTCGGCCAGATGGTGCTCGCCGCCCTCGTGCTCTTCGTCGCGATCGCCTGA
- the serA gene encoding phosphoglycerate dehydrogenase: MSKPVVLIAEELSPATVEALGPDFDVRNVDGTDRPALLAALAEANAVLVRSATKVDAEAIAAAPKLKVIARAGVGLDNVDIPAATTAGVMVVNAPTSNIISAAELTVGHILSLARHIPAAHAALAEGKWKRSAYTGVELYEKTVGIIGLGRIGALITARLQAFGVNVIAYDPYVTSARAQQLGVTLVTLDELLTQSDFITIHMPKTPETTGMIGDEQLKLMKPSAFVVNVARGGLIDEDALHRALTEGTIAGAGLDVFVSEPPKDSPLLGLPNIVVTPHLGASTDEAQEKAGVAVAKSVRLALSGELVPDAVNVAGGVIDPYVRPGIPLVEKLGQVFAGLATSPLTSVDVVVRGELADYDVSVLKLAALKGVFTNQVSESVSYVNAPVLAEQRGVAVRLITDAVSEEYRNVITLEGALSDGSQISVSGTLTGTKQIEKIVGINGYDVEVPFAEHLIVMLYTDRPGIVAVYGKEFGEAAVNIAGMQIARHEAGGKALSVLTVDSPVPDGLLETVRVAIDADVLREIDIVE, from the coding sequence GTGTCGAAGCCGGTCGTGCTCATCGCCGAAGAACTGTCCCCCGCCACCGTCGAGGCCCTCGGCCCCGACTTCGACGTGCGCAACGTCGACGGCACCGACCGGCCCGCGCTGCTCGCGGCGCTCGCCGAGGCGAACGCGGTGCTCGTGCGCTCCGCCACGAAGGTCGACGCGGAGGCCATCGCTGCGGCCCCGAAGCTCAAGGTCATCGCGCGGGCCGGGGTGGGGCTCGACAACGTCGACATCCCCGCCGCCACCACCGCGGGCGTCATGGTGGTCAACGCGCCCACCTCGAACATCATCTCGGCGGCCGAGCTCACAGTGGGCCACATCCTGAGCCTCGCCCGCCACATCCCCGCCGCCCACGCCGCTCTCGCCGAGGGCAAGTGGAAGCGCTCCGCCTACACCGGCGTCGAGCTCTACGAGAAGACCGTCGGCATCATCGGCCTCGGCCGCATCGGCGCCCTCATCACCGCGCGCCTTCAGGCCTTCGGCGTGAACGTCATCGCCTACGACCCCTACGTCACGAGCGCCCGCGCGCAGCAGCTCGGCGTCACCCTGGTGACCCTCGACGAACTGCTCACGCAGAGCGACTTCATCACCATCCACATGCCGAAGACCCCCGAGACCACCGGCATGATCGGCGACGAGCAGCTGAAGCTCATGAAGCCGAGCGCCTTCGTCGTGAACGTCGCCCGCGGCGGGCTCATCGACGAGGATGCGCTCCACCGCGCCCTCACGGAGGGCACCATCGCCGGTGCCGGCCTCGACGTGTTCGTGAGCGAGCCCCCGAAGGACTCGCCTCTGCTCGGCCTGCCCAACATCGTGGTCACCCCCCACCTCGGCGCCTCCACCGACGAGGCGCAGGAGAAAGCCGGGGTCGCCGTGGCGAAGTCGGTGCGCCTCGCGCTCTCGGGCGAGCTCGTGCCCGACGCCGTGAACGTTGCCGGCGGTGTCATCGACCCGTACGTGCGCCCCGGCATCCCCCTGGTGGAGAAGCTCGGCCAGGTGTTCGCCGGGCTGGCGACCAGCCCGCTCACCTCGGTCGACGTCGTCGTGCGCGGCGAGCTCGCCGACTACGACGTCAGCGTGCTCAAGCTGGCGGCCTTGAAGGGCGTGTTCACCAACCAGGTGAGCGAGTCGGTCTCCTACGTCAACGCGCCGGTGCTCGCCGAGCAGCGCGGGGTCGCCGTGCGCCTCATCACCGACGCCGTGTCGGAGGAGTACCGCAACGTCATCACCCTCGAGGGCGCGTTGAGCGACGGTTCGCAGATCTCGGTGTCGGGAACCCTCACGGGCACCAAGCAGATCGAGAAGATCGTCGGCATCAACGGCTACGACGTCGAGGTGCCGTTCGCCGAGCACCTCATCGTGATGCTCTACACCGACCGCCCGGGCATCGTCGCCGTCTACGGCAAGGAGTTCGGCGAGGCGGCGGTCAACATCGCCGGCATGCAGATCGCCCGGCACGAGGCCGGCGGCAAGGCCCTGAGCGTCCTCACCGTCGACTCCCCGGTGCCCGACGGCCTGCTCGAGACCGTGCGGGTGGCCATCGACGCCGACGTGCTGCGCGAGATCGACATCGTCGAGTAG